A single window of Pontibacillus chungwhensis DNA harbors:
- a CDS encoding aminoglycoside 6-adenylyltransferase, whose protein sequence is MRSYEEMMALILGRAEEDEAIRLVELNGSRANPWAEEDRFQDYDIVYYVEELEPFLHDPSWIDVFGERIIMQMPDLNDGPPRDGKWKRFAYLMLFEDGNRIDLSLVSLDHLDSHLQNKDYRKILLDKDNRIQRSVDTVSDPFLIQKPTQQDFDRCVNEFWWVSTYVAKGLWREELTLSKYLMEEPVRDMLIRMLSYKVGIRTNFLVGAGKGGKDLQKYLEKDEWTQLVHTYPDGDYENMWQGLFRMCDLFEETSEEVAEELGFTISTEGQRVRPYLERVHNLPKKGSQS, encoded by the coding sequence ATGAGGAGTTATGAGGAAATGATGGCTCTCATCTTAGGACGTGCCGAAGAAGATGAGGCCATTCGACTGGTTGAGTTAAACGGTTCAAGGGCGAACCCATGGGCAGAAGAGGACCGGTTTCAGGATTATGACATTGTCTACTACGTGGAAGAACTCGAGCCGTTCTTGCATGATCCTTCCTGGATTGACGTTTTCGGAGAGCGGATCATCATGCAAATGCCTGACTTGAACGATGGTCCTCCGCGAGACGGAAAGTGGAAGCGGTTTGCTTATTTGATGCTGTTTGAGGATGGGAACCGGATTGATTTGTCTCTAGTTTCCCTGGACCATCTTGATTCTCATCTGCAAAATAAGGACTACCGTAAGATCCTGTTAGATAAAGATAACCGTATTCAGCGTTCCGTTGATACCGTCAGCGACCCCTTTCTGATTCAAAAGCCCACCCAACAGGACTTTGACAGATGCGTCAATGAGTTCTGGTGGGTGAGCACCTATGTGGCTAAAGGGTTGTGGAGAGAAGAGCTGACGCTTTCTAAGTACCTAATGGAAGAGCCTGTCCGGGATATGCTGATCCGCATGTTGTCCTATAAAGTTGGCATTCGGACGAACTTTCTTGTGGGGGCCGGAAAAGGTGGAAAAGACCTTCAGAAATACTTAGAGAAGGATGAGTGGACTCAGCTTGTCCACACTTATCCAGACGGGGACTATGAAAACATGTGGCAGGGGTTATTTAGAATGTGTGACTTGTTTGAAGAAACTTCAGAAGAGGTGGCTGAGGAGCTAGGGTTTACGATCTCCACAGAGGGGCAACGGGTCAGGCCGTATCTCGAACGTGTTCACAACCTCCCGAAAAAAGGTAGTCAGTCTTAG
- a CDS encoding phospholipase D-like domain-containing protein — protein sequence MKKSGIIRIVMICSLVLTFVPVKQVDAVTEKDVVISEIAWMGTTSSYNDEWIELSNNTSANVSLEGWTLEARDGSPSISLSGTISGDGSFILERTDDTTVTEVAADMIYAGSLSNSGEVLELRNSSGVLIDSVDKWYAGDNSSKSTMERAKLQGNGTDQASWADATDTYSGGYGTPSVQGEELLCDSKEHINQVSNEVGAINVYFNKCAYGKYATSQNTANYNVNLEDRLIQRIEGATESIDMATYEINLPGVIDALVRKAAQGVNVRVIADAKDGSDPHYTERYQTMRLYLEQLVRGEDGIVGTNDDVEVFSDSIMLAVEDPVLREEFGLTSTPVGMKDVTVEVGSGTLSGYNLAGGEEKAPGSFYSPGNQMHNKFAVIDGEWVFTGSWNFTVTGLYGTEDNRKNGVLGGNTQHVVELHSSELAAIYKTEFDEMWGASGMVPDPANSNYHGRKTDNTPHTVTVGGREVEVYFSAGDDAVGHMADVVKNEADYGAYFTIFAWSDQTLVNELKNKWEGSYNDLEGSLTGFDVKGVYDEGFWNQWWSASIEMTGRTASQTSTNNPNVRWNHAAPVYEDNEDRKLHSKTMLIDPTHSESDPTAIIGSTNWSTNGNDINDENMLFIHDAQITNQFLQEFYARYDAAGGILPVQ from the coding sequence TTGAAGAAATCGGGGATTATTCGAATCGTTATGATTTGCTCATTAGTGCTCACATTTGTGCCTGTAAAGCAGGTAGATGCGGTTACCGAAAAAGATGTGGTCATTAGTGAGATTGCTTGGATGGGAACAACGAGTAGCTACAATGATGAATGGATAGAGCTATCTAATAACACAAGTGCTAACGTGTCTCTAGAAGGTTGGACGTTGGAAGCTCGCGATGGTTCGCCAAGTATCTCGTTATCAGGAACAATTTCTGGTGATGGATCGTTTATCTTAGAGCGAACAGATGATACCACCGTTACAGAGGTAGCGGCAGATATGATTTATGCAGGCTCGCTAAGCAATAGTGGTGAGGTGCTCGAGCTTCGGAATTCATCAGGTGTACTGATCGATTCTGTAGACAAATGGTACGCAGGTGACAATTCGTCTAAATCCACCATGGAGCGAGCGAAGCTTCAAGGCAATGGAACGGATCAAGCGAGTTGGGCGGACGCAACGGATACATATAGTGGAGGATATGGGACCCCTTCTGTGCAAGGTGAAGAACTGCTGTGTGATTCAAAGGAGCACATCAATCAGGTATCGAATGAGGTTGGCGCGATCAATGTATACTTTAACAAATGTGCTTATGGGAAGTATGCGACAAGTCAAAATACTGCTAATTACAATGTGAACCTGGAAGACCGATTGATACAGCGTATTGAAGGGGCGACAGAATCAATTGACATGGCTACGTATGAGATAAATCTTCCTGGAGTCATTGACGCACTAGTCCGAAAAGCGGCTCAAGGTGTAAATGTTCGAGTGATTGCTGATGCGAAAGATGGAAGTGATCCCCATTATACAGAGCGTTATCAAACCATGCGCCTTTACCTAGAACAACTTGTCCGCGGCGAAGACGGAATAGTAGGAACCAACGATGATGTGGAGGTTTTCTCCGATTCCATTATGCTAGCTGTTGAAGACCCTGTGCTTCGTGAAGAGTTTGGGTTAACAAGTACTCCAGTTGGTATGAAAGATGTAACCGTTGAGGTGGGTTCAGGAACGTTGTCAGGCTATAATTTAGCTGGTGGGGAAGAGAAGGCCCCTGGCAGTTTCTATTCGCCCGGAAATCAAATGCACAATAAATTTGCTGTTATTGATGGGGAGTGGGTATTTACTGGAAGTTGGAATTTTACCGTTACAGGTTTGTATGGAACAGAAGATAATCGAAAGAATGGTGTTTTAGGTGGCAATACCCAGCACGTTGTAGAACTTCATTCGAGTGAATTAGCTGCGATTTATAAAACAGAGTTTGATGAAATGTGGGGTGCATCTGGTATGGTACCCGATCCGGCTAACTCAAACTATCATGGAAGAAAGACAGACAATACCCCGCATACCGTTACCGTTGGTGGAAGAGAAGTAGAAGTTTATTTCTCTGCAGGAGATGATGCGGTAGGCCACATGGCTGACGTTGTGAAGAATGAAGCGGACTATGGGGCATATTTCACTATATTCGCATGGTCTGATCAAACGCTTGTAAATGAACTGAAGAATAAATGGGAAGGGAGTTATAATGACTTAGAGGGGTCATTAACTGGTTTTGATGTAAAAGGGGTGTATGACGAAGGATTTTGGAATCAATGGTGGTCTGCTTCCATTGAAATGACAGGTCGTACAGCTTCTCAAACATCAACCAATAATCCTAATGTGCGCTGGAATCATGCAGCCCCAGTTTACGAGGATAATGAAGATCGTAAGCTTCACAGTAAGACGATGCTTATTGATCCTACTCACTCAGAAAGTGATCCAACAGCTATTATTGGTTCCACGAACTGGAGCACAAATGGGAATGACATTAATGATGAGAACATGTTATTTATCCACGATGCACAGATTACGAATCAATTCCTGCAAGAGTTCTATGCTCGATATGACGCTGCAGGCGGGATACTTCCGGTTCAATAA
- a CDS encoding helix-turn-helix transcriptional regulator yields MNIGRRIKYVRQLRGLSQSELSVGVVSATHLSNIESGKYVPSKDILVLFAERLGVEEDYLFNYDQKDQTIIDLIVELKGAVIIGDAPRVGNLLDRLESLEKQVVKGMYTELLYALIKGAHLMKTGGNSDELSSIQLLVNLYVKEDEKIDDAVLLSFYDYYYGFYHFQHNHLQKSLKHYNRLVAQTHDELEKGLFFYNISLLHKHNREYYKAIDAAKECLDVFQKKLEWDRLGETYNMIGAMHWEMDECETAMEYLLKGEKIVSITNNEKLKSRIHHNCGLINKQLGDYGAAIYYFRKSIETKIESGDLHNIVLPYRSLIGSLIDRDKIEEAKLVLDHAREHCQSEQDQYFLKELEAFIFEKEGRFEDFERCMNDLIKELEKRDYHFKLKGLYERLGDYYYKNRKYKLAASYMKKEIQLSSV; encoded by the coding sequence GTGAACATTGGGAGAAGAATTAAATACGTAAGGCAATTACGTGGTTTATCACAGAGTGAACTTAGTGTTGGAGTTGTTTCAGCTACTCACCTTAGCAATATTGAGTCAGGTAAGTACGTTCCGTCGAAGGATATTCTTGTGCTCTTTGCAGAACGGCTTGGGGTGGAGGAGGACTACTTGTTTAATTACGATCAGAAAGATCAGACGATAATTGATCTGATAGTAGAACTGAAAGGTGCGGTCATTATTGGTGATGCCCCTAGAGTAGGGAATCTGTTAGATCGTTTGGAATCTTTAGAGAAGCAAGTCGTTAAGGGCATGTATACTGAATTGCTATATGCACTTATTAAAGGAGCCCATCTAATGAAAACAGGAGGCAATTCAGATGAATTGTCTTCGATTCAGCTATTAGTTAATCTTTATGTAAAAGAAGATGAGAAGATAGACGATGCGGTGCTTTTGTCGTTCTATGATTACTATTACGGCTTTTATCATTTTCAACATAATCATTTACAAAAAAGCTTAAAACACTACAACAGGCTCGTAGCGCAAACTCATGATGAATTAGAAAAAGGCCTATTCTTCTACAATATCTCCTTGTTGCATAAGCACAACAGAGAGTATTATAAAGCGATTGATGCAGCGAAAGAATGCCTTGATGTGTTCCAAAAAAAGCTCGAATGGGATCGGTTAGGCGAAACGTACAACATGATCGGGGCTATGCATTGGGAGATGGATGAGTGTGAAACGGCAATGGAGTATCTCCTTAAGGGGGAGAAGATTGTTTCCATCACGAACAATGAGAAGTTAAAAAGCCGCATTCATCATAATTGTGGACTGATTAATAAACAACTGGGTGATTACGGGGCGGCCATCTATTATTTCAGGAAGTCGATAGAGACTAAAATAGAGAGTGGAGACCTGCACAATATCGTTCTTCCCTACCGTTCCTTAATCGGAAGTTTAATAGACCGTGATAAGATTGAAGAAGCTAAACTCGTTCTTGATCACGCACGCGAGCATTGCCAGTCTGAACAGGATCAGTACTTTTTAAAAGAATTAGAAGCCTTTATCTTTGAGAAAGAGGGAAGATTTGAAGATTTTGAACGCTGCATGAATGACTTAATAAAAGAATTAGAAAAACGCGACTACCACTTTAAATTAAAAGGACTCTATGAACGGCTTGGTGATTATTATTATAAGAATAGGAAATATAAATTAGCTGCTTCTTATATGAAGAAAGAAATTCAGTTAAGCTCCGTCTAA
- a CDS encoding ferritin-like domain-containing protein — protein MSQQDIVKTLNTFLKGQYMGVHAYEHYIQKLDEPHIKKEFQRIQQEHKQHAQQVAERIQDLNGTPVDDEGLIGSVQGFIGKFMMPDETDKIIDSAARAESYYAVELSEEIVKGDVDPQTKQLIDQIIDEDRSHVESLHRLL, from the coding sequence ATGTCACAACAAGATATCGTGAAAACTTTAAACACCTTCTTAAAAGGCCAGTACATGGGTGTACACGCTTATGAACATTACATCCAGAAACTCGACGAACCTCATATCAAAAAGGAGTTCCAGCGCATTCAACAAGAACATAAACAGCATGCTCAGCAAGTCGCTGAAAGGATTCAGGACCTAAACGGAACCCCGGTAGATGATGAAGGGCTGATTGGTTCTGTTCAGGGATTCATCGGAAAGTTCATGATGCCAGACGAAACGGATAAGATTATTGATAGTGCAGCGCGCGCCGAAAGTTATTATGCAGTCGAGCTTTCAGAGGAGATTGTAAAAGGCGATGTAGATCCTCAAACGAAGCAACTCATTGACCAAATTATTGATGAAGATAGAAGTCATGTTGAGTCGCTTCATCGTTTACTTTAA
- a CDS encoding ATP-grasp domain-containing protein: MTKIYVLHENDEWTDHLTNRLEELELPFELWHLDQGTIDLSKEPPEGIFYNRMSASSHTRDHRFAPEFTEAVLAWLERHDRTVVNGSRALRLELSKVNQYMALNQEGITTPKTITAVGKDQIIEAAKQLDLAPFITKHNRAGKGQGVQLFHSIEALQEYVYGDSFEEPVDGITLVQQYIEAPKPYIVRHEFVGGKFLYAVKVDTSEGFELCPADACTIDDLYCPTGSEETGGAKFEILEGYSDPIIQSYESFLLSNNIKVAGIEAIQDHNGNLYTYDVNTNTNYNSDAEAVSGVYGMLQLATYLGDRLKERYPTAVSSS, from the coding sequence ATGACAAAGATTTACGTCTTACACGAAAATGATGAATGGACAGATCATTTAACGAACCGCTTAGAAGAACTAGAATTGCCTTTTGAATTATGGCATTTAGATCAGGGAACGATTGATCTCTCAAAGGAACCACCAGAAGGCATCTTTTACAATAGAATGAGCGCATCCTCTCACACTCGGGATCACCGCTTCGCACCGGAGTTTACAGAAGCTGTTCTGGCCTGGCTCGAACGCCACGATCGTACGGTTGTAAATGGAAGCCGTGCTTTGCGACTTGAGCTCAGCAAAGTAAATCAGTATATGGCGTTAAACCAAGAAGGGATTACGACACCGAAGACCATCACAGCTGTCGGGAAAGATCAAATTATTGAAGCAGCCAAACAGCTGGACTTGGCACCCTTTATTACAAAGCATAATCGTGCCGGCAAAGGGCAAGGCGTTCAGCTGTTCCATTCTATTGAAGCTCTTCAGGAATATGTGTACGGGGATTCATTTGAAGAACCTGTCGACGGCATTACGCTTGTACAGCAATATATCGAAGCTCCTAAACCTTATATCGTTCGTCACGAATTCGTCGGAGGAAAATTCCTTTATGCAGTAAAAGTTGATACGTCTGAAGGCTTTGAATTGTGCCCGGCTGATGCGTGCACGATTGACGATCTCTATTGCCCAACCGGATCTGAAGAAACAGGTGGCGCAAAGTTTGAAATTCTTGAAGGGTATAGTGATCCCATTATCCAATCATACGAGTCCTTCCTTCTTTCAAACAACATTAAAGTAGCTGGCATTGAAGCCATACAAGATCATAACGGCAATCTTTATACGTATGACGTGAACACGAACACCAACTACAATAGTGATGCAGAAGCAGTGTCAGGAGTATACGGAATGCTTCAGCTTGCCACGTATTTAGGGGATCGCCTTAAAGAACGCTATCCCACTGCCGTATCCTCTTCCTAA
- a CDS encoding nucleotidyltransferase domain-containing protein, with amino-acid sequence MRMDRLSPEKAAGLFVDAFYPKCKAALLAGSTVRGEETEKSDLDIIIFDDTRLASYRESLIAYEWPVEVFVYSLSSYQSFFERDVERARPSLPRMVAEGVIIKGWDVVMPIKAEADYLLNLGPEKWTEETIRTKRYFLTDTLDDFIGSQDRTDAMCVSWTLADKLSEFVLRTNRKWIGSSKWMIRSLKDYDPQFATRFIDAFDRFYTYGDKESVIQLTEDVLQPFGGRLFEGFVLGEKE; translated from the coding sequence ATGAGGATGGATCGATTATCGCCAGAGAAAGCGGCTGGTTTGTTTGTAGATGCATTTTATCCAAAGTGTAAGGCTGCGTTGTTGGCTGGAAGTACGGTTCGAGGGGAGGAAACGGAGAAGTCGGATTTAGATATTATTATTTTTGATGATACGCGGCTAGCTTCGTACCGAGAATCTCTCATCGCTTATGAATGGCCTGTTGAAGTATTTGTATACAGCTTGAGTTCCTATCAATCATTTTTTGAAAGAGATGTAGAACGAGCGCGTCCGTCTTTGCCCCGAATGGTGGCGGAAGGGGTTATCATAAAAGGATGGGATGTGGTAATGCCGATCAAAGCAGAAGCAGATTATCTTTTAAATCTTGGACCGGAGAAGTGGACAGAAGAAACGATTCGAACGAAGCGTTATTTCCTCACGGATACGCTGGATGATTTCATAGGAAGTCAGGACAGGACGGATGCCATGTGTGTATCGTGGACGCTAGCGGATAAGCTTAGTGAATTTGTGCTCCGGACGAACAGAAAATGGATTGGATCTTCTAAGTGGATGATTCGCTCTTTGAAAGACTATGATCCTCAATTTGCGACTCGTTTCATCGATGCGTTTGACCGTTTTTATACATATGGGGATAAAGAGAGCGTTATTCAGCTGACAGAGGACGTGCTGCAGCCTTTTGGTGGCAGGCTGTTTGAAGGATTTGTGCTGGGGGAGAAGGAGTAA
- a CDS encoding LLM class flavin-dependent oxidoreductase codes for MRYGYWLPIFGGWLRNVEHESMPPTFDYAKKVVQQGEQLGFDSTLIAELYLNDIKGTDQDSLEAWTTAAALAAVTEKTEIMAAVRPNFHNAAITAKMAANIDRISGGRFTLNVVSAWWEEEAKQYGGSFTAHDERYDRTDEFLTVLKSLWTEEEPVSYNGNFYSIENTHLHPKPIQKPYPKLYAGGESNRGKQTIVNHCDAYVMHGGTVDEIKTKINDMKERRSLSGHEPLQSFGMAAYVICRDTEEEALEELNRITNVKDSGAYAGYQDFTSKSQLEQQVDLQDYSVSNRGLRPKLIGTPETIAERILQYEQAGLDLLLLQCSPQLEEMERFSRDVMPLVEEKRTHFKEVPQ; via the coding sequence GTGAGATACGGATATTGGTTACCGATCTTTGGCGGCTGGTTGCGTAATGTGGAGCATGAGAGTATGCCTCCTACATTCGATTATGCGAAAAAGGTCGTGCAACAAGGCGAACAATTAGGGTTTGATTCAACGCTTATTGCAGAGTTGTATTTAAATGATATTAAAGGAACCGATCAGGATTCCTTAGAAGCTTGGACGACTGCAGCAGCTTTGGCTGCTGTGACAGAGAAAACGGAGATTATGGCAGCGGTCCGGCCAAACTTTCACAATGCAGCCATCACGGCTAAGATGGCCGCCAATATTGACAGGATCTCAGGTGGCCGATTCACACTAAACGTCGTTTCCGCCTGGTGGGAGGAAGAAGCCAAACAGTACGGAGGCTCCTTTACCGCTCATGATGAGCGATATGACCGAACCGATGAATTCTTAACGGTTTTAAAATCCCTTTGGACTGAAGAAGAACCCGTCAGCTATAACGGCAACTTCTATTCTATCGAGAACACGCACCTTCATCCAAAGCCTATCCAAAAGCCTTATCCGAAACTATATGCAGGTGGGGAGAGCAACAGAGGAAAACAAACCATCGTAAATCACTGCGACGCCTACGTCATGCACGGCGGCACCGTAGATGAAATAAAAACAAAGATTAACGATATGAAAGAACGGCGATCTTTAAGCGGGCATGAACCGCTCCAATCGTTTGGAATGGCCGCTTACGTCATTTGCAGAGATACAGAAGAAGAAGCGCTTGAAGAATTAAATCGAATCACAAACGTGAAAGACTCAGGGGCCTATGCAGGCTACCAGGATTTCACGAGTAAGTCGCAGCTTGAGCAACAAGTAGACCTGCAAGATTACTCGGTCTCTAACCGAGGACTACGCCCGAAGCTCATCGGCACGCCAGAAACGATCGCTGAGCGCATCCTTCAATATGAACAAGCTGGGCTCGACCTTCTCCTTCTTCAATGCTCCCCGCAGCTAGAAGAAATGGAGCGCTTCAGTCGTGATGTTATGCCACTCGTAGAAGAGAAACGCACACACTTCAAGGAGGTACCACAATGA
- a CDS encoding D-glycero-alpha-D-manno-heptose-1,7-bisphosphate 7-phosphatase has protein sequence MPKRAVFLDRDGVINEVLTDRVKFVNKREDLHFLPRVPEAIKMLNDSGLFDLIAVITNQGGVGLGYMKEKELQDIHEYMVNELKKLGAEIDEVCYCPHKPKEGCACRKPGSKMIEDVAKEHGIDLSASYMVGDREPDIEAGQNVGTKTVFLGEEYGVANATFPTLYDAAHWIIQDAKQS, from the coding sequence ATGCCAAAGCGTGCTGTATTTTTAGACCGAGACGGAGTCATCAACGAAGTTCTGACAGACCGTGTAAAATTCGTGAATAAACGGGAGGATCTTCATTTCCTTCCCCGGGTGCCAGAAGCTATTAAAATGCTGAACGATTCAGGCCTCTTTGATTTAATTGCGGTCATTACGAATCAAGGAGGAGTGGGCTTAGGCTATATGAAGGAAAAAGAGCTTCAGGACATTCATGAGTATATGGTGAATGAATTAAAGAAGCTCGGAGCTGAAATTGACGAAGTGTGCTATTGCCCCCACAAACCAAAAGAAGGTTGTGCGTGCAGAAAGCCTGGCAGTAAAATGATTGAAGATGTCGCAAAAGAACACGGCATCGACCTGTCCGCTTCATATATGGTAGGGGACCGGGAACCTGATATTGAAGCAGGCCAGAACGTCGGCACGAAAACTGTCTTCCTCGGCGAAGAATACGGAGTCGCAAACGCCACCTTCCCCACCCTATACGACGCAGCCCACTGGATCATCCAAGACGCCAAACAATCGTAG
- a CDS encoding NUDIX hydrolase: MFYKEYREEEAHEKHYPVRRRKAVRAVILKEDKILLIKTNQDIYAFPGGGVQSGERDDEGVIREVAEETGYTGCAVHEKVGAVVESNVDHKKTDQLFEMVSDYYRCELIHEKKVPQQLEDYEQDEEYDPQWVKIEDALRQNESERGAQEARWLKREIFVLKMLQKQLTEGTR; the protein is encoded by the coding sequence ATGTTTTATAAGGAATACCGGGAAGAAGAGGCACATGAGAAACACTACCCTGTGCGTCGCAGGAAAGCTGTACGAGCCGTGATCTTGAAGGAGGATAAAATCTTACTGATTAAGACGAATCAAGATATTTATGCTTTTCCAGGTGGCGGGGTTCAATCAGGTGAGCGAGATGATGAAGGGGTTATCCGGGAAGTGGCTGAAGAAACCGGTTATACTGGATGCGCGGTGCATGAGAAAGTTGGGGCGGTCGTTGAGAGTAACGTCGATCATAAAAAGACCGACCAGTTATTTGAAATGGTTTCTGACTACTATAGGTGTGAACTCATCCATGAGAAAAAGGTTCCGCAACAGTTAGAGGATTATGAGCAAGATGAAGAATACGATCCTCAGTGGGTGAAGATTGAAGATGCGCTCAGACAAAATGAATCAGAAAGAGGGGCTCAAGAGGCGCGGTGGCTCAAGCGGGAAATCTTTGTCCTTAAAATGTTACAAAAGCAGTTAACGGAGGGGACTCGATGA
- a CDS encoding GNAT family N-acetyltransferase, whose translation MIFETERIRFRKLEKDDMEILHRWQNDTTVHTNMSTSIDLYSMEDVEKFYERMKDSRSYIIVEKESDKEIGSITLVRENNQQQNAEFLLLIGEKEYWGNGYGKEALLLFLNFVFMELNLHRISLKVFSFNEKAKGMYERMGFKVEGQLREAFFRNGKWHDLFIMGMLQDEYMALYK comes from the coding sequence GTGATATTTGAAACGGAACGAATACGATTCAGAAAGCTTGAGAAAGATGACATGGAAATCCTTCATCGCTGGCAAAATGATACGACTGTTCACACGAATATGAGCACGTCGATTGATCTCTATAGTATGGAAGATGTGGAAAAGTTCTATGAGAGAATGAAAGATTCCCGTAGCTATATCATTGTGGAGAAAGAAAGCGATAAGGAAATCGGGAGTATCACGCTCGTTCGCGAGAATAACCAACAGCAAAACGCTGAGTTTCTCTTGTTAATTGGAGAGAAAGAGTATTGGGGAAATGGGTATGGAAAAGAAGCCCTTCTGCTATTCCTTAATTTCGTCTTTATGGAACTGAACCTGCACCGTATCAGCCTGAAAGTCTTCTCCTTTAATGAGAAGGCGAAGGGGATGTATGAGCGTATGGGCTTTAAAGTAGAGGGGCAATTACGAGAAGCATTTTTCCGAAATGGAAAATGGCACGACCTGTTTATTATGGGAATGCTCCAGGACGAATACATGGCGTTGTATAAATAA
- a CDS encoding BCCT family transporter, with amino-acid sequence MKEKQPLKNPIFIISALTISILVIIGAIIPDKFGSVAESLFLFTTTKFGWFYLLSVFLFVLFLVGLAISKYGKIRLGPQDSRPEYPFFTWIGMLFSAGFGAGLVFWGVAEPMSHFFTPPFEDLNAQTEETARIAMGYSFFHWGISQWSVFTIIGLLIAFLQFRKDNDGLISTAVEPVLGSRKGTKTTIDSLAVIATVMGIATSLGLGILQMNGGLKSVFNIPNSTTVQLAITGVLVIIYLTSSSTGLNKGIKWLSNLNLGLCLGLLLFVFIAGPTVFILNTFTLGIGDYINNFVKYSFRLTPYQGGTWVRDWTIFYWAWVIAWSPFVGAFVARVSRGRTIREFIFGVMVVPPLIACLWIAAFGGTALHLDLMEGTKIAEAVDQDVTVALFETYQHLPFTNILSILSILLIFTFLVTSADSATYILGSMTTNGSLKPPLLVKIVWGLLMAAISAVLLVAGGLNALQTASLISALPFTVIIFIFVYAFLKMIRKETLPQNKKSQQDQTKSM; translated from the coding sequence ATGAAAGAAAAACAACCTTTAAAAAACCCTATATTTATTATTTCAGCCCTCACAATTTCCATCCTTGTCATCATTGGGGCGATCATTCCAGACAAATTTGGCAGCGTGGCAGAGAGCTTGTTTCTGTTTACCACGACCAAATTCGGATGGTTTTATCTCTTGTCTGTCTTTCTGTTTGTTCTCTTCCTGGTTGGCTTAGCGATCAGTAAATACGGAAAGATCCGACTCGGACCCCAAGATTCAAGACCCGAATACCCCTTTTTCACGTGGATTGGGATGCTTTTCTCAGCAGGATTCGGGGCCGGCTTAGTCTTTTGGGGTGTAGCCGAACCCATGAGCCACTTCTTCACCCCACCATTTGAAGATTTAAATGCCCAAACAGAAGAAACCGCCCGTATTGCCATGGGGTACTCTTTCTTCCACTGGGGCATCAGTCAATGGTCGGTCTTTACCATAATTGGGTTACTGATTGCCTTTTTGCAATTTAGAAAAGATAATGACGGCTTAATCTCAACAGCCGTGGAACCTGTACTCGGAAGTCGTAAAGGGACTAAAACAACCATCGATTCTCTCGCAGTCATTGCAACGGTTATGGGAATCGCTACTTCTCTTGGGCTCGGAATTTTGCAAATGAACGGTGGTCTTAAATCCGTTTTCAACATCCCAAACAGCACCACCGTTCAACTAGCCATCACCGGAGTATTGGTTATCATTTACTTAACCTCTTCGAGTACCGGCTTAAATAAAGGAATTAAGTGGCTTAGTAATCTGAACCTAGGATTATGCTTAGGGCTCTTACTATTTGTCTTTATCGCTGGTCCTACCGTTTTCATATTAAATACATTTACACTCGGTATCGGGGATTACATTAACAATTTCGTTAAGTACAGTTTTCGCCTGACCCCGTACCAAGGAGGAACGTGGGTAAGGGACTGGACGATCTTTTACTGGGCCTGGGTTATTGCTTGGTCTCCATTTGTAGGGGCGTTTGTCGCCCGAGTATCACGAGGACGTACGATACGTGAGTTTATCTTTGGCGTTATGGTTGTCCCACCGCTTATTGCTTGCCTGTGGATTGCCGCATTCGGCGGAACCGCTTTACACCTAGACTTAATGGAGGGGACAAAAATTGCAGAAGCTGTCGATCAAGATGTAACGGTTGCGCTATTTGAAACATACCAACATCTGCCGTTCACAAACATCTTGTCGATTCTATCGATTTTGTTAATCTTTACATTTTTAGTTACATCTGCAGACTCAGCTACCTATATTCTAGGCAGCATGACGACAAACGGAAGCTTGAAACCGCCCCTTCTCGTTAAGATTGTATGGGGACTTCTGATGGCCGCAATCTCAGCCGTACTGCTAGTTGCCGGAGGATTAAACGCTTTGCAGACGGCTTCCTTGATATCCGCTCTTCCGTTTACCGTGATTATCTTTATCTTCGTGTATGCGTTTCTGAAGATGATCCGGAAAGAAACACTCCCGCAGAACAAGAAGAGTCAGCAAGACCAGACGAAGAGTATGTAG